The Mycolicibacterium lutetiense genome window below encodes:
- a CDS encoding restriction endonuclease subunit S produces the protein MSHVMLQTVADIRAGGKLGLSGKDFVDKGVPAFGAGGLNGYVSVVEYDKTAVVLSSIGARCGKCFLAEGRWTSLANTQVIAPALDKVDPKFLWYQLNDESRWHRSGTGQPFIKPSDIKSHRIWLPPLGEQLRIAAILDHTDSVRTRRLQTITLLNLLDRSIFHELFGEFSEPRLRWPVVAFRDIISEGPQNGLYKPAKDYGAGTHIARIDSYQDGLPIDPARLKRVRVSDAEVELYALLEGDIVINRVNARTHLGKTTMVSGLPEAAIFESNMMRLRLDNRRAQSEYIIAAFGTPFLKNQIQAAAKDAVNQSSINQKDVTGFRIPLPPMDLQCQYIERRKCVQQLHRLGKRNTRDLDELFASLQSRAFRGEL, from the coding sequence GTGAGTCACGTCATGCTGCAGACGGTCGCGGATATCCGAGCAGGAGGAAAACTCGGCCTCAGCGGCAAAGACTTCGTGGACAAGGGAGTTCCGGCATTCGGAGCTGGTGGTCTCAACGGGTACGTTTCAGTCGTTGAATACGACAAAACCGCAGTCGTTCTATCATCAATTGGAGCACGGTGTGGGAAGTGTTTCCTTGCTGAAGGTAGGTGGACTTCACTCGCCAACACTCAAGTAATTGCCCCCGCTCTCGACAAAGTCGACCCAAAATTCTTGTGGTACCAGCTCAATGACGAATCACGTTGGCATCGTTCGGGAACCGGCCAACCATTCATCAAGCCCTCGGATATCAAATCGCATCGCATTTGGCTTCCGCCCCTTGGCGAGCAGCTCCGCATCGCCGCGATCCTCGACCACACAGACTCTGTACGCACCCGACGGCTGCAAACGATCACGCTTCTCAACCTCCTAGATCGGTCGATCTTCCACGAGTTATTCGGAGAGTTCTCCGAACCTCGGCTCAGATGGCCGGTCGTGGCGTTTCGGGACATCATCTCGGAAGGCCCACAGAATGGGCTTTATAAGCCCGCCAAAGACTACGGTGCTGGCACACACATTGCGCGAATCGACAGTTATCAGGACGGGTTGCCTATCGATCCTGCACGCCTGAAGCGCGTCCGCGTGTCTGACGCAGAGGTGGAACTGTACGCGTTGCTGGAGGGGGACATCGTGATCAATCGCGTCAACGCCCGCACCCATCTCGGCAAGACGACGATGGTTAGCGGCCTCCCCGAAGCGGCGATATTCGAGTCCAACATGATGCGACTTCGTCTCGATAACCGCCGCGCGCAGTCCGAGTACATCATCGCCGCGTTCGGAACCCCATTTCTAAAGAACCAGATTCAGGCAGCTGCGAAGGACGCCGTGAACCAGTCGAGCATCAACCAGAAGGACGTTACTGGTTTCAGGATCCCGCTTCCGCCAATGGATCTACAATGTCAGTACATCGAGCGTCGCAAGTGTGTTCAGCAACTTCACAGGTTGGGCAAACGGAATACAAGGGACCTAGACGAACTCTTCGCTTCCCTCCAATCTCGCGCATTCCGAGGGGAACTCTGA
- a CDS encoding 8-oxoguanine DNA glycosylase OGG fold protein, with amino-acid sequence MSVEDRFALPATLPALVERYEGKNPSAVRFRLPSWEAALAGTSGRPTRLLSDPAVTTEPSSAHYCDLGDRMVTRDAVTAVCSSVDLADDDAVLAAFVLVMAWGSGTSNSRSLRNTGKALQNRAAAAATLRESAVMLRKAADITDLMVADAYQGFELAGVGEAFFTKWFAFAGVTVGRSWQPLILDSRVRSTLNTTLDVWLNQLAGVRHDPSRYIAYLTALHWWAEQLPQPMTADRLEWIMFDHNGKRV; translated from the coding sequence ATGAGCGTCGAGGATCGTTTCGCCCTGCCCGCGACCCTGCCCGCCCTGGTCGAGCGCTACGAGGGCAAGAATCCGTCGGCGGTGCGGTTCCGGCTGCCCTCCTGGGAGGCGGCGCTAGCCGGGACCTCCGGGCGCCCGACACGGCTGCTGTCCGACCCGGCCGTCACTACCGAACCCTCAAGCGCGCACTACTGCGACCTCGGGGACCGGATGGTCACCCGCGACGCGGTGACCGCCGTCTGCTCGTCAGTGGACCTCGCCGATGACGACGCGGTGTTGGCTGCCTTCGTCCTGGTCATGGCGTGGGGATCGGGGACCAGCAACAGTCGCTCGCTGCGCAACACCGGCAAGGCGCTGCAGAACCGCGCGGCTGCGGCGGCGACGCTGCGCGAGTCCGCGGTCATGCTCCGCAAGGCCGCGGACATCACCGACCTGATGGTCGCCGACGCCTATCAGGGGTTCGAGCTGGCCGGCGTTGGGGAGGCCTTCTTCACCAAATGGTTCGCCTTCGCCGGTGTCACCGTCGGCCGCAGCTGGCAGCCACTGATCCTGGACAGCCGGGTGCGGTCCACCCTGAACACCACGCTCGATGTGTGGCTGAATCAGTTGGCCGGGGTGCGCCACGATCCGAGCCGCTACATCGCCTACCTGACCGCGCTGCATTGGTGGGCCGAGCAGCTACCGCAGCCGATGACTGCCGACCGGCTGGAATGGATCATGTTCGACCACAACGGGAAACGGGTGTAG
- a CDS encoding type I restriction-modification system subunit M, producing MITGELKSKVDRVWDAFWSGGISNPLEVIEQITYLLFIRRLDDLEILAEKKARVTGKSEGLRFGPDQQGLRWSQFKNAEPAVMFTTVADKVFPFLRELGGDGSTYSEHMRDARFTIPTAALLSKVVDMLDDIPMADRDTNGDLYEYLLSKLASAGVNGQFRTPRHIIELMVKMTAPQPSDEICDPASGTAGFLVAASEYVREQHSSVLTDAAQRKHFHSSMFHGYDFDSTMLRIGSMNMLMHGIESPDIRYRDSLSEGASEDAEKYTLILANPPFAGSLDYEATSKDLQRVVKTKKTELLFVALFLKLLKPGGRAAVIVPDGVLFGSSKAHKELRRVLVEDQKLDGVVKLPSGVFRPYAGVSTAILLFTKTNSGGTENVWFYDVGADGFSLDDKRNPVEANDLPDALSRWALRSSSELDRARTEQSFCVPKDDIVAQGYDLSLNRYKEIVHDEVEHRPPLEIIAEIEKLESEIAAGLAELKAMLS from the coding sequence GTGATCACGGGTGAGTTGAAGAGCAAGGTCGACCGGGTTTGGGACGCGTTCTGGTCCGGCGGTATATCCAATCCCCTGGAGGTGATCGAGCAGATCACCTACCTGCTGTTCATCCGGCGACTTGATGACCTGGAAATCCTCGCCGAGAAGAAGGCCCGGGTGACCGGCAAGTCCGAAGGGCTGCGGTTCGGACCGGATCAGCAGGGGCTGCGGTGGTCGCAGTTCAAGAACGCCGAGCCGGCGGTGATGTTCACGACGGTCGCCGACAAGGTGTTCCCGTTCCTGCGTGAGCTGGGCGGCGACGGGTCGACGTACTCCGAGCACATGCGTGACGCCCGATTCACGATCCCGACGGCGGCGCTGCTGTCCAAGGTCGTCGACATGCTCGACGACATCCCGATGGCCGACCGTGACACCAACGGCGACCTGTACGAGTACCTGCTGTCCAAGCTCGCCAGCGCCGGGGTCAACGGGCAGTTCCGCACGCCCCGCCACATCATCGAGCTGATGGTGAAGATGACCGCGCCGCAGCCCAGCGATGAGATCTGCGATCCGGCGAGCGGAACCGCAGGCTTCCTGGTCGCGGCGTCGGAGTATGTGCGCGAACAACATTCATCAGTGCTGACCGATGCAGCGCAGCGGAAGCACTTCCACTCCAGCATGTTCCACGGATACGACTTCGACTCCACCATGTTGCGCATCGGTTCGATGAACATGCTCATGCACGGCATCGAATCCCCCGACATCCGCTACCGGGATTCGCTGTCGGAAGGTGCGTCGGAGGACGCCGAGAAGTACACCCTGATCCTCGCCAATCCCCCGTTCGCCGGGTCACTGGACTACGAAGCGACGTCCAAAGATCTGCAGCGGGTGGTCAAGACCAAGAAGACCGAACTTCTCTTTGTGGCACTGTTTTTGAAGCTTTTGAAGCCTGGTGGGCGGGCAGCTGTGATCGTGCCTGACGGGGTTCTCTTCGGATCCTCCAAGGCGCACAAAGAGTTGCGACGAGTCCTTGTTGAGGATCAGAAGCTCGACGGCGTCGTGAAGCTGCCTTCGGGCGTGTTCCGACCGTATGCCGGGGTGTCGACGGCGATCCTGCTGTTCACCAAGACCAACTCCGGTGGCACCGAGAACGTGTGGTTCTACGACGTTGGGGCTGACGGCTTCTCGTTGGATGACAAGCGGAATCCCGTGGAGGCGAACGATCTGCCGGATGCATTGTCGCGGTGGGCATTACGGTCATCGTCGGAGTTGGATCGTGCTCGCACCGAGCAATCGTTCTGCGTACCCAAGGATGACATCGTCGCACAGGGTTACGACCTGTCGCTGAACCGGTACAAGGAGATCGTCCACGACGAGGTCGAACACCGGCCACCGCTGGAGATCATCGCCGAGATCGAGAAGCTGGAGAGCGAGATTGCCGCCGGGCTCGCCGAGTTGAAGGCGATGCTGTCGTGA